The Medicago truncatula cultivar Jemalong A17 chromosome 4, MtrunA17r5.0-ANR, whole genome shotgun sequence genome includes a region encoding these proteins:
- the LOC11443452 gene encoding subtilisin-like serine-protease S gives MESVKLLSFTFLLFIGYTLVNGSTPKHYIIYMGDHSHPNSESVVRANHEILASVTGSLDDAKTSALHHYSKSFRGFSAMITLEQANKLAEYDSVVSVFESKMSKLHTTHSWDFLRLNPVYDKNHVPLDFTSNVIVGVIDSGVWPESESFNDYGLGPVPEKFKGECVTGDNFTLANCNKKIIGARFYSKGFELEFGPLEDFNKIFFRSARDNDGHGTHTASTIAGRNVVNASLFGMAKGTARGGAPGARLAIYKACWFNFCNDADVLSAMDDAIHDGVDILSLSLGPDPPQPIYFEDGISIGAFHAFQKGILVSASAGNSVFPRTASNVAPWILTVAASTVDREFSSNIYLGNSKVLKGYSLNPVKMEHSYGLIYGSVAAAPGVPETNASFCKNNTLDPSLINGKIVICTIESFADNRREKAITIKQGGGVGMILIDHNAKEIGFQFVIPSTLIGQDSVEELQAYIKTEKNPIAKIYPTITVVGTKPAPEAAAFSSMGPNIITPDIIKPDITGPGVNILAAWSPVATEATVEHRPVDYNIISGTSMSCPHISAVATIIKSYHPTWSPAAIMSAIMTTATVMDNTNHLIGRDPNGTQTTPFDYGSGHVNPLASLNPGLVYDFSSQDALDFLCSTGASPSQLKNITGELTQCQKTPTPSYNFNYPSIGVSNLNGSLSVYRTVTFYGQEPAVYVASVESPFGVNVTVTPVALKFWKTGEKLTFRVDFNPFVNSNGNFVFGALTWKNGKQRVRSPIGVNVVSI, from the exons ATGGAGTCTGTCAAACTTTTAAGTTTCACATTTCTCTTGTTTATTGGATATACTTTGGTGAATGGATCCACTCCAAAG CATTATATAATTTACATGGGAGATCATTCACACCCCAATTCAGAGTCTGTCGTCAGAGCAAACCATGAGATACTAGCTTCAGTCACTGGAAG TCTCGATGATGCAAAGACTTCAGCACTACACCATTATAGTAAAAGCTTTCGAGGCTTTTCGGCTATGATTACGTTGGAGCAAGCTAATAAACTTGCAG AATATGATTCAGTTGTGTCTGTTTTTGAGAGCAAAATGAGTAAGCTCCACACTACACATTCTTGGGATTTTCTTAGATTAAACCCAGTCTACGATAAAAACCATGTACCTCTAGACTTCACATCCAATgtcattgttggtgtcattgactCTG GAGTGTGGCCAGAATCGGAAAGCTTCAATGATTATGGATTAGGTCCTGTGCCTGAGAAGTTCAAGGGAGAGTGTGTTACCGGTGATAATTTTACGCTAGCCAATTGCAACAA GAAAATCATCGGTGCGCGGTTCTATTCAAAAGGTTTTGAATTAGAATTTGGTCCTCTAGAAGATTTCAACAAGATTTTCTTCAGGTCAGCTAGAGACAATGATGGACATGGAACACACACAGCTTCAACAATTGCAGGACGCAATGTCGTTAATGCAAGCTTATTTGGCATGGCCAAAGGAACAGCTAGAGGTGGTGCTCCAGGTGCAAGACTTGCTATCTACAAGGCCTGTTGGTTTAATTTTTGCAATGATGCTGACGTTCTTTCTGCTATGGACGATGCCATTCATGATGGTGTTGACATACTTTCTCTTTCCCTTGGCCCTGATCCTCCTCAGCCAATTTACTTTGAGGATGGAATCAGTATTGGAGCATTCCATGCATTCCAAAAGGGAATTCTTGTTTCTGCTTCAGCTGGAAACTCGGTTTTCCCTCGGACTGCATCCAATGTTGCTCCTTGGATCCTCACTGTTGCTGCTAGTACGGTTGACAGAGAATTCAGTTCAAATATCTACCTTGGTAACTCAAAAGTTTTGAAG GGTTATTCTTTGAATCCAGTAAAAATGGAGCATTCTTATGGTTTAATATATGGAAGTGTAGCTGCAGCCCCTGGAGTTCCAGAAACAAATGCTAG CTTCTGCAAGAACAATACTCTAGATCCTTCCTTAATCAATGGAAAAATTGTTATATGCACAATTGAAAGCTTTGCTGACAACAGAAGAGAGAAAGCCATAACAATAAAGCAAGGCGGAGGTGTTGGAATGATACTTATTGACCATAATGCCAAAGAAATTGGTTTTCAATTTGTTATTCCAAGCACTCTTATTGGTCAGGATTCAGTAGAAGAGCTTCAAGCATACATAAAAACGGAAAA GAATCCTATTGCTAAAATCTATCCAACAATAACTGTTGTTGGTACCAAACCTGCACCAGAAGCAGCAGCTTTCTCTTCCATGGGGCCAAATATAATAACGCCAGATATTATTAAG CCTGACATCACAGGACCTGGAGTGAATATTTTGGCAGCATGGTCTCCAGTGGCTACTGAAGCCACAGTTGAACATCGACCTGTCGACTATAACATCATTTCAGGAACATCAATGTCTTGTCCACACATATCTGCAGTTGCAACTATTATAAAATCTTACCACCCAACTTGGTCTCCTGCAGCTATAATGTCTGCAATCATGACAACAG CAACAGTAATGGATAACACAAACCACCTCATAGGAAGAGATCCAAATGGAACTCAAACTACTCCATTCGATTACGGATCCGGACACGTTAATCCACTTGCATCACTCAATCCTGGATTAGTATATGATTTCAGCTCCCAAGATGCTCTCGATTTTCTCTGCAGCACTGGAGCAAGTCCATCACAGCTTAAAAACATCACCGGAGAACTCACTCAATGTCAGAAAACTCCTACCCCTTCCTACAACTTCAACTACCCTTCCATTGGTGTATCCAACTTGAATGGAAGTTTATCGGTTTATCGAACTGTAACATTTTATGGTCAGGAACCAGCGGTAtatgttgcaagtgttgaaagtcCATTTGGTGTGAATGTTACAGTTACACCAGTGGCATTGAAGTTCTGGAAAACGGGGGAGAAGCTAACTTTTAGGGTTGATTTCAACCCTTTTGTGAATAGCAATGGAAACTTTGTGTTTGGTGCCTTGACATGGAAGAATGGTAAACAAAGGGTTAGGAGTCCTATTGGTGTTAATGTAGTATCTATATAG